CGTGTGGGACCTGAAGGAATTTTTGCGGCCGCATGGGAAATGGTAAAAGAGGTTCAATTTTTCAAGGGACAAAATGCCGGCGAATCCAGACTTCAAAGATCTGTTACGCAAATTATCCGACGCGGACGCTAACTTCTTGATCGTCGGCGCCCACGCCGTGATGTTTTATTCCACACCGCGATACACGAAAGATCTGGATATTTGGGTAGAGTGCTCCAAGGACAACGCAGTCCGGGTGTATCAAGCTCTTAAGAAATTTGGTGCTCCAATGGCCGATCTCACTCTAAAAGATCTCTCGGCCCCGGACACCATCTTTCAAATAGGCATAGAACCAAACCGTATCGACATCCTTACTACGCTGAAAGGTCTTGATTTTGAAAACGCCTGGAAGAATCGAGTTTCTTCCACCTACGACGGTGTACCCATTCATCTCTTGAGTATCGAAGATTTGATAACCAACAAAAGTGCGGTAGGACGAGATCAAGACATTCTCGATTTGAAGAATCTTCAAAAAGCAAAAAATCGATAGCTTTCTGGCTGAATTGAGGCGGTTTCCGTCCTTCAACTCTTTCGATGAGTCAATCGCGCTATTTTAAATCCAACGATCGAAGGCGCAACGCGTTTCCGATCACCGACACCGAACTGAAACTCATCGCGGCGGCGGCGATCATCGGGTTGAGCAAGAGGCCGAAGGCGGGGTAGAGGGCGCCGGCGGCGATTGGAATGGCGAGGGTGTTGTAGACGAACGCCAAAAAAAGATTTTGGCGGATATTTCGAAGTGTCG
This portion of the Bdellovibrionota bacterium genome encodes:
- a CDS encoding DUF6036 family nucleotidyltransferase — its product is MIVGAHAVMFYSTPRYTKDLDIWVECSKDNAVRVYQALKKFGAPMADLTLKDLSAPDTIFQIGIEPNRIDILTTLKGLDFENAWKNRVSSTYDGVPIHLLSIEDLITNKSAVGRDQDILDLKNLQKAKNR